The genomic window CGACCAGCTGCCGGGCTGGCCCGAGCAGGTGCGGCTGATGCAGAAGAACTGGATCGGCAAGAGCACCGGCGTACGCTTCGCCTTCCCCGTTCAACTTTCCGGCGCAGCCGCACAAACCTCCCCGCCCCTTCAAGGGGAGGGGCCGGGGGCGGGGATGGGGGACGCCCCCCTGCCCGACAAGCTGTGGGTGTTCACCACCCGCGCCGACACCATCATGGGCGTCACCTTCTGTGCGGTGGCCGCCGAGCACCCGCTGGCGACGCACGCGGCGAAGAACAATCCCGAACTGGCTGCCTTCATCGACGAATGCAAGCAGGGCGGCGTCGCCGAGGCCGATCTGGCGACGATGGAAAAGAAGGGCATGCCGACCGGCATCTTCGTGCAGCACCCGCTGACCGGCGAGAAAGTCGAAGTCTGGGTCGGCAACTACGTGCTGATGGGCTACGGCGAAGGCGCGGTGATGGCCGTACCGGCGCACGACGAGCGCGACTTCGCGTTCGCCAAGAAATACAAGCTGGCGATCAAGCAGGTCATCGCCGCCGACGGCGAGACCTTCAGCCTCGACGGCTGGCAGGAGTGGTACGGCGACAAGACGAAGGGCAAGTGCGTCAATTCCGGCAAGTACGACGGCCTGTCGTACGAGGCCGCGGTCGACGCGATCGCCGCCGACCTCGCCGCCAAGGGCCTGGGCGAGAAGAAGGTGCAGTTCCGCCTGCGCGACTGGGGCATCTCGCGCCAGCGCTACTGGGGCTGCCCGGTGCCGATCATCCACTGCCCGAGCTGCGGCGACGTGCCGGTGCCCGACGACCAGCTGCCGGTCGTGCTGCCGGAGAACGTCGAGATCACCGGCGCCGGTTCGCCGCTGGCCAGGATGCCCGAGTTCTACGAATGCAGCTGCCCGAAGTGCGGCGGCGCCGCGAAGCGCGAGACCGACACGATGGACACCTTCGTCGAGTCGTCCTGGTATTTCCTGCGCTACGCCTGCCCGGACAACGACCAGGCGATGGTCGACGAGCGCCTCGCCTACTGGTGCCAGGGCGGCATCGACCAGTACATCGGCGGCATCGAGCACGCGATCCTGCACCTGCTCTACTCGCGCTTCTGGACCAAGCTGATGCGCGACGTCGGCCTGTTCAGGTTCCCGTCGGGCGAGCTGAAGCTCGACGAACCCTTCGCCAACCTGCTGACGCAGGGCATGGTCGTCGCCCCGACCTTCTACCGCGACGCCGGCGACGGCAAGAAGCGGTGGATCAATCCGGCCGACGTCGACGTCGCCACCGACGAGCGCGGCCGCCCGACCGGCGCCACGCTGAAGGCCGACGGCCAGCCGGTGATCATCGGCGGCACCGAGAAGATGTCGAAGTCGAAGAACAACGGCGTCGACCCGCAGGCGCTGATCGACCAGTACGGCGCCGACACCGCCCGCCTGTTCATCATGTTCGCCTCGCCCCCGGACCAGTCGCTGGAATGGTCGGACGCCGGCGTCGAGGGCGCCTTCCGCTTCCTGAAGCGCCTGTGGAAGCTGACCCACGACCACGTCGCGCAGGGCCTCGTTCCCGCTTTCTCGGGGGGCGAACTGCCGGCCGCGCTGAAGGACTTCCGCCGCCAGCTGCACCAGACCATCGGCAAGGTGGCCGACGACTACGGCCGGCGCAAGCAATTCAACACCGCGATTGCCGCGGTCATGGAACTGCTCAACGCCTTCGCCAGGTTGCCGGACGACGCCACCGCGCGCGCGGTCAAGCAGGAGGCGCTGGAAGCGGCGACGCTGATGCTCTTCCCGATCGTGCCGCACCTCTGTCACACGCTCTACACCGAACTGCGCCCGGGCCTCGACGCCGGCACGCAGGCCTTCCCGAAGGCCGATGCCGCGGCGCTGACCCAGGACGAGATCGAGCTGATGCTGCAGGTGAACGGCAAGCTGCGCGGCAGCCTGAAGGTGGCCGCCACTGCCGACAAGGCGGCGATCGAGGCGCTGGCATTGGCATCGGAGGCCGCGCAGAAGTTCATGGAAGGCAAGCCGGCGAAGAAGGTCGTCGTCGTGCCGGGCCGCCTGGTCAATATCGTCGCCTGAGGAAACCCGCATGCGCGCCGTACTCGCCTGTCTGACGCTGGCCCTTTCGCTGCAGCTCTCGGCCTGCGGCTTCCAGCTGCGCGGCGCCTACCAGCTGCCGTACGAGAGCCTGCACATCGCGCTGCCCGACGCCTCGGTGATCGGCGCCGGGCTGAAGCGGCAGATCCGCGCCGGCGGCGGCACGCGCCTGGTCGACACGCGCGACGAGGCGCAGGGTAGCTTCATGCAGACCGCCGACCTGCGCGAGCGGCAGATCCTGTCGCTGAACACCGCCGGCCGCGTGCGCGAAGTGCGCCTGCGCTATCGTTTCGCCTACCGCGTCGTCGACCCGAAGGGCCGCGAGCTGGTGCCGACCACCGGCATCGAACTGACCCGCGACCTGACTTACGACGACTCGGCGGTGCTGGCCAAGGAGCAGGAAGAACTGATCCTCTGGCGCGACATGGAGAACGACCTGGTGCAGCAGGTGCTGCGCCGGCTGGCCGCCGTCAAGCCGGTCGTCCCGCAGGAAATCCGCTGACATGCTGCTCAAGGGCGAGCAGCTCGACGCCCACCTCGCCGGCGCGCTGAAGCCGGTCTACGTCGCCTGGGGCGACGAACCGCTGCTGGTCATCGAAGCCGCCGACGCGATCCGCGCCGCCGCGCGCCGGCAGGGATTCGACGAGCGCGAGGTGCTCACCGCGCTCGCCGGATTCGACTGGAACCAGCTGCTGCAGTCCGCCGGCAACCTGTCGCTGTTCGGCGGCAGGAAGCTGATCGACCTGCGCATCCCGACCGGCAAGCCCGGCCGCGACGGCAGCGCCGCGCTGCAGGACTACTGCGCGCGCTGCGGCCCGGACACGGTGCTGCTGGTGACGCTGCCGGCGCTCGACTGGAAGGAGGAGAAGGCCGCGTGGCTGACCGCGCTCGGCAACGCCGGCGTTGCGGTAAAGCTCGTTGCGCCGACGCTGGCCGAGCTGCCGGGCTGGATCGCCAACCGCCTGCGCCGCCAGGAACAGAGCGCCGAGCGCGAGGCGCTGGCCTTCATCGCCGAACGCGTCGAGGGCAACCTGCTCGCCGCGCAGCAGGAAATCCGCAAGCTCGGCCTGCTTTATCCGAAAGGCCAGCTGACGCTGGCGCAGGTCAGCGAGGCGGTGCTCAACGTCGCCCGCTTCGACCTCGACGGCCTGCGCGAAGCGCTGCTCGCCGGCGACGTCGCGCGCCTCGCGCGCACGCTGGACGGGCTGAAACAGGAAGGCGAGGCGCCGCCGCTGGTACTGTGGGCGATCACCGAGGAAGTGCGGGCGCTGGCGCAGATCCGCAGCGGCCTGGCCGAAGGACAGCCGCTCGACGGCCTGCTGCGCGACGCGCGGGTCTGGGGATTACGTCAGGGCTTGATGAAAAAGGCGGTCGGCCGGACCAGCCTGGAGCAGGCGCGCGATGCGCTGGCGCAGGCCGGACGGCTGGACCGCATGATCAAGGGCTTGGCCGGCGGCGACGTCTGGAACGAATTCCTCCGCCTCGGCCTGAAGCTGTCCGCTCCGGCCCGCTGAGCCCAAGCCCGCGACGGTATTTCAGGTTCCGGTACGCGCCGCGTCCGAGTCGCCCACCGGCTCGTCGTTTTCCAGGGATTCCCAGGCGCAGTTGCGCAGCGCCCGGACGTCGTGCAAGGCATCGCACTGCGTCTCGCGCACCAGGCATTCGCCCTGGCATTCCTCGGCAACGACCACCAGACTGAGTTCCTCGTCCACGTGGCGTTCCCCGTCCCAGAAGCTACAGGTCGCGCAGACCTTCACTTCGGTGGGGAGAATGAGTTTCTTTTCCATCTTCGATACTCTCCGACTTTCGCGTGAGAGTTTAATCCCGGCAAAGAGTTCCCGTTGCGATTCTAACAGGGGCGGCGGCTATAATCCCCGTCTTACCTTGAAAATACGCAAGACCATGGACATCCAGCAGTACATGCAGACCGTCGGCCGCCAGGCGCGCGCCGCTTCGCGCGCCGCCGCCCGCGCCGACACCAACCAGAAGAACCGCGCCCTCGTGGCGATCGCCGCCGCCATCCGCCGTGATGCGGCGGCGCTGCTCGCCGCCAACGGCGAGGACCTCACCGCCGCCCGCGCGGCCGGGCTCGAGCCGGCGCTGCTCGACCGCCTGACGCTCACCGAGAAGGGGGTCGCCGCGATGGCCGAGGGCGTCGAGCAGGTCGCCGCGCTGCCCGACCCGGTCGGCGAGATTGCCGACGTCAAGTTCCGCCCGTCCGGCATCCAGGTCGGCAAGATGCGCGTGCCGCTCGGCGTCATCGGCATCATCTACGAGGCACGGCCGAACGTGACGGCGGATGCCGCGGCGCTGTGCCTGAAGTCGGGCAACGCGGCGATCCTGCGCGGCGGCTCGGAGGCGATCCGCAGCAACCGCGCGATCGCCGCCTGCGTGCGCGAGGGGCTCGCTGCGGCCGGGCTCCCGGACACCGTCGTGCAGGTGATCGACACCACCGACCGTGCCGCGGTCGGCGAGCTGATCACGATGCGCGAATTCGTCGACGTGATCGTGCCGCGCGGCGGCAAGGGACTGATCTCGCGCCTGCTCGCCGAATCGCGGGTGCCGATGATCCAGCACCTCGACGGCAACTGCCACGTCTACCTCGACGACGCCGCCGATGCGGCAAAGGCCCTGAAGATCGTCGAAAACGCCAAGACGCAGCGCTACGGCACCTGCAACACCGCCGAATCGCTGCTCGTCGCGCGTTCGCGCGCCGCCGAACTGCTGCCGCCGGTCGCCGCGATGCTGACGGCGAAGGGGGTCGAGATCCGCGGCTGCGCCGAAACGCAGGCGCTGGTGAAGGAAGCGAAGGCGGCGACGGAAGAGGACTACTACACCGAATTCCTCGCGCCGATCATCTCGGTGAAGGTGGTCGGCGGACTCGACGAGGCGATCGCGCACATCAACCAGTACTCGTCGCACCATACCGACGCCATCGTCAGCGAGAACTACACGGCGGCGATGCGCTTCCTGCGCGAGGTCGATTCGTCGTCGGTGATGATCAACGCCTCGACGCGCTTCGCCGACGGTTTCGAGTACGGGCTGGGCGCCGAGATCGGCATCTCGACCGACAAGATTCACGCGCGCGGCCCGGTCGGCCTGGAAGGACTGACCAGCCAGAAATGGATCGTGCTCGGCGACGGCAACGTGCGCGGCTGAGGCCGCCGGCTTCGCTCAGGCGCCCCAAGGGCACGCCCCCTTCGCCTCGCGATGCGTGCGTCGGTTACTCCGGCGTCGCGATCTCCTCGAAGGTGACACGCTCGTAGTCGTCCCCCTCGCCGAGCAGCGTGGCCAGCCGCACGTTGCGCGACTGCCCTTCGACGACCAGGCGGTAGCAGGCGTCCTCGGCGTAGGTGCTTTTCGGCAGCAGCAATTCCTGCTGCGCGCCGGACAGCAGGACGGCATCGATGAAGCCGTGCCCGGTCAGCTCGCGCATTCCTGACCACGGCCCGCGGTCTATCTTCTGCAGCGGCTTCACCTGCGCGCAGACCGGCACTCCCGGCAGCTTCTCGACCCCCGCCAGCAGACGCCCCGAGGTGTCGCGCCGGAGCCGGCGGATGATCCCCGCCCGCCAGTCCACCTCGCCGGCCAGACGGTAGCCGACCAGCCGCCCGACGGCGTGCTTGGCCAGCAGGTGCGGCAGCTGCACGCCGATGCCGCCGTCGCTGACATCGCGCAACTGCCAGGTCTCGATCTGCTGCCCGGCTGGCTCCAGCCGCGCCAGCAGGTCGAGCGGATCGGCGGGAATTTCCGGCTCGGGCGCAACCTCTTCGACATTGGCGACCCCCTCCGCAGTACCGAAGCGGTTGCGCCGCATGATGTCGAGATAGGTGTCGTAGTCGATCCGCCGCCCCGAGCGCGCCAGCGCCGAACATGCCGCCATCCGCCGCAGCAGGCCGAAGCCGAACACCGCCCGCGCCTCGCCGCGGGTGTTGCTGCGTTGCTGGCGGCGTTGCGGCGCGTGTGCCGACCAGGCCATCGCCAGCAGGTGCAGTGCGTCCCGCAGCGACAGCGGCGGCAGGTGCGCATAGGCCAGCCAGTCGGGCACGCTGCTGTCGCGGTTGGCGCGCAGCACCGAGACGACGCGGACGATCTGCGCGCGCAGGCTGTCGAAGCCGACGTAGCCGACCGACGGCGGGTAGGTCTGCGCCGGATCCCGGCGGAACGGCCCCTGTGGCGACATCGGGTCGAGGCAGTAGAGCTCGCCGCCAAGCGGCTGCGCGCGCACCACGAGCGCCCCGGAATGTCGGCGCAGCAGCGCGTCGGCAACCTCGATGTGGGGCTGCGGCATACCGTCCAGCGGCGCCAGCTCGAGATAGACGCCGACCAAGTACTCGCGCCAGACGCTGCTCGGCTCCTCGCCCGGATAGACCGGGACCTGCGCCTGGCTGGCACCGCGTTCGCGCGCCCAGGCCAGCAGCCGGCCGGCCTTGTCCCACCACGCCCCATCCGGCGCGCGATAGCGCAGCCGCTGCATCTTCTTTTCCAGCACCAGCGCCCGCATCGCGCGCGCAGCGAGGCGCGGCAGCAAGGTCTTGTCCTCGTCCGCGGCGAGCTGCGGGTCGGCCAGGCACAGCGCATAGGCCTGCGCCGCGGCCGCGTAGTGCTCGACCAGGGTCTGCCAGACCTTGGCGCTCAGGTGCAGGCGCTGCTTCGGATCGAGCCAGGTCGACCAGGTCGCCAGCAACGGCGCCTGGACGAACTCGTCGAGGCGGACCACGGCGCGGCGGAAGGCCGGCGCGTCGAGCAGCGCCGCCAGATCCTCGGCGCCGGACAGCCAATGGTCGACATCGAGGACCGCCCCCTCGCCTTCTTCGACGCGGATTTCGGCCAGCGTCGCGGCGATGCGTTTCTCGGAAGCAAGAGGATGGTCGTCCTCTTCCTTGCGGAAACGGGAAATCAACTTCTCTAGCATGACCCCTCGAAGTCATTCGTTATAACTTTAATCATACCCCTCCTCGCCGCGGCAAATCCCCCTACCGTACGGTATGGTCGATATGGCAAACTTGCCGAATCTGCCTTCACTATCGGCAGATAACACAAAAATTCAAGACATCAAACTTCAGGAGACAGCATGAAACGTACCACCCTGGCGGCCCTTGCCGCCATCGCCACCCTCCAGATCAGCACCGCCGGCGCCGTCGAGATCGAGGGCTTCCGCTTCGACGACGCGCTCAGGCTCGGCAACGCCGAGCTGGTGGTCAATGGTACCGGCGTCCGCTCCAAATTCGGCAAGCGCTACGCGATGGCGCTCTACCTGCCGGCGAAGTCCGCCGATCCGAAGGCGATCCTCGCCGCCAAAGGGCCGAAGCGGATCGCCATCAGCCTGATCAAGGACGTCGACGGCGACACCTTCGCCGGCGCCGTCAGCAAGGGCATCAACAACAACAGCAGCGATGCCGAGAAGGCGGTGCTGAAGGAGCGCGTCAAGCAGCTCGCCGACACCGTCGTCGCGCTCGGCGAGATCAAGGCCGGCTCCAGCATCGTCTTCGACTGGCTGCCGGAGAAGGGGACCGTGCTGACGATCAACGGCCAGCCCAGGGGCCGCGAGATCGCCGGCGAGGACTTCTACGCGGCGCTGCTCAAGGTCTGGCTGGGCGACGATCCGGTGCAGAACGACCTGAAGCAGGGCTTGCTTGGCAAAGCCAGCTGACCTAACGATAATCGGCATCAACAACAACAAACAACGGGGCCCGTCGCGAACGGGCCTCGTCGCATACGAAGCACCACCACCAGAGGAAAGGAGTCCCCGATGTCCCGACTGCTGCGTCAACTGCTGCTCGTCGTATCCCTCGCCGCCGGCGCCACCGCCGGCCACGCGGCGGAATTCATCAACGTCCTCACCGGCGGCACCAGCGGCGTCTATTACCCGCTCGGCGTCGCGCTGTCGCAGATCTACGGCAAGGCCATTCCCGGCGCGAAGACCTCGGTGCAGGCGACCAAGGCCTCGGCGGAGAACCTCAACCTGCTGCAGGCCGGCCGCGGCGAGATCGCCTTCACGCTCGGCGACTCGCTGTCGGACGCCTGGAAGGGCGACGCCGAGGCCGGCTTCAAGGCACCGCTGAACAAGCTGCGCGGCGTCGCCGGCGTCTACCCGAACTACATCCAGATCGTCGCCGCCGCCGATTCCGGCATCAAGTCGCTCGCCGACCTCAAGGGCAAGCGCATCTCGGTCGGCGCGCCGAAGTCCGGCACCGAGCTCAACGCCCGCGCCGTGCTCAAGGCGGCCGGCCTCAGCTACAAGGACTTCGCCAAGGTCGAGTACCTGCCCTTCGGCGAGTCGGTCGAGCTGATGAAGAACCGCCAGCTCGACGTCACGCTGCAGTCGGCCGGCCTCGGCGTCGCCTCGCTGCGCGACCTCGCCACCGCGGTCAAGATCGTCGTCGTGCCGGTGCCGGCTGACGTCGTCGCCAAGGTCGGCGACCCGGCCTACCAGCCGGGGACGATCCCGGCGAAGACCTATGAAGGGCAGAACGAGGAGGTGCCGACCGTCGCCATCCAGAATTTCCTGGTGACGCACGAGGGCGTGCCGGCGGAAACGGTGTACGCGATGACCCGGTCGCTGTTCGACAACCTCGACCAGATGGTCGCCGCGCACGCCGCGGCAAAGGCGATCAGGAAGGAGAACGCAGCGAAGAACATGCCGCTGCCGCTGCACCCCGGCGCCGAGAAGTACTATCGCGAAGCCGGCCTGCTCAGGTAAGGCGCGCCGCCCATGAGCCACGCCCAGCCCCACGGCGCGGCGGAGGAGTTCAGCGAGCACGGCCTGGCCCGGCCCCTGTCGGGGTTCGGGCTCAAGGCCGTGGTCGCCGTCGCCCTCTGCTTCTCCACCTACCAGCTCGTCGTCGCCGCCTTCCACCCGCTGTCGTCGCTGGTGATGCGCTCGCTGCACGTCGGTTTCCTGCTGCTGCTCACCTTCCTGCTTTATCCAGCGACGAAACGCGGCGCGCGCCACGGCGGCATCGCCTGGCACGACTGGGGATTCGCCGCCGCCGCCTTCGCCCTCGCGTGCTACCAGTGGGTGTTCGAGGCCGACCTGATCCAGCGCGCCGGCGACCCGACGACGACCGACATCGCCGTCGGCTGCGTCGTCGTGCTGCTGTTGTTCGAGGCGGCGCGGCGCATCCTCGGCCTCGCGCTGCCGCTGGTCTGCCTCGCCTTCCTCGCCTACGGCCTGTTCGGCCAGCACCTGCCGGGCGACCTCGCGCACCGCGGCTATGCCTTCGCGCAGATCGTCGACCAGCTCGCCTTCGGTACCGAAGGCATCTACGGCATCCCGACGCTGGTCTCGGCGACCTACATCTTCCTGTTCATCCTGTTCGGCGCCTTCCTCGAACACGCCGGCATGATCCACCTGTTCAACAGCCTCGCGCTCGGCCTGGTCGGCCACACCAAGGGCGGCCCGGCGAAGGTGGCGGTGCTCTCGTCCGGGCTGATGGGCACGATCTCCGGCTCCGGCGTCGCCAACGTGCTGACCACCGGCCAGTTCACGATCCCGCTGATGAAGCGCTTCGGCTACTCCGGCGTCTTCGCCGGCGCGGTCGAGGCAACCGCGTCGATGGGCGGCCAGATCATGCCGCCGGTGATGGGCGCGGTCGCCTTCATCATGGCCGAGAACCTGAACGTACCCTACGCCGAGATCGTCAAGGCGGCGGCGATCCCGGCGATCCTCTACTACGTCACCGCCTTCTGGATGACGCACCTCGAAGCCGGCCGCAAGAGCCTGCTCGGCCTGCCCAAGGAGCAGTGCCCGAATCCGTGGCGCGCGCTGAAGGAAAGTTGGTACCTGATCCTGCCGCTCGCGGCCTTGGTCGCGATGCTCTTCTCCGGTTTCACGCCGATGTTCTCGGGCATGGTCGGGCTGTCGCTGACGGCGATCCTGATCCTCGGCGCGGCGATCGCCGCACGCCTCTCGTCGACCGCCTTCCGCTATGTCTTCTGGCTCGCCGTCGGGCTGGCGGCCGCGCTGTTCACGCAGGGCGGCATCCTCGTCATCATCGCGCTGATCGGCGCGCTGGCCGCCGTCTGCCTGTCGGTCAGGGGCGGCCGGCAGACGCTGCACACGATGAAGCAGAGCCTGGTCGACGGCGCGAAGCAGGCGCTGCCGGTCGGCGTCGCCTGTGCCATCGTCGGCATCATCATCGGCATCCTGACGCTGACCGGCGCCGCCTCGTCGTTCGCCGGCTACATCCTGCAGGTCGGCGAGAACAGCCTGTTCCTGTCGCTGCTGCTGACGATGCTGGTCTGCCTGATCCTCGGCATGGGCATCCCGACCATCCCGAACTACATCATCACCAGTTCGATCGCCGCGCCGGCGCTGCTCAAGCTCGGGGTACCGCTGATCGTCAGCCACATGTTCGTCTTCTACTTCGGCATCATGGCCGACCTGACGCCGCCGGTAGCGCTCGCCGCCTTCGCAGCGAGTTCGATCGCCAAGGAGTCGGCGATGAAGATCGGCGTCAAGGCGGTGCAGATCGCGATCGCCGGCTTCGTCGTGCCATACATGGCGGTCTATGACCCGCAGCTGATGCTGCAGGGCAATGTGACCGTTCTCGGCGTTGCCTACGTCGTTGCCAAGGCGCTGATCGCGATCGCGCTGTGGGGCGGCGCGGCGATCGGCTACCTGCGCACGCCGCTGAATCCGTTCGAGCGGGCCTTCGCGGCAGCGGCCGCCTTCATGCTCGTCGCCGCGATCCCGCTCACCGACGAGATCGGCTTCGCGATGAGCGCCGCCTTCGTCGGCTGGCACCTGTTCCGCTCGCGGCGGGCATGAGCGGGCTGTGCCTCGCCGCCGCCGGCCTCGTCGCGGCGCTGCCGCTGACCGGCTTCACGCTGTCCTGGACGCACTCGATCGAGAAAACGCGCTGGGAAGAGGACTGGCGCGTCGCCGGCGCGGCGCTCGAACTGCGCGAAGCGCGCATCCGCGGCAGCGGCGCCGGCATGGAGCCGCCCGCCGGTGCCCGCCACGAAGACGGCGTCTGGCGCTACGTCCCGTCCCACCCGACGCACGCGCGCGTCCGGCTGACGCACTCGCCGCACGCCGCCGGCTACGAGTTGTGCGCCGACGGCCGCTGCCGGCCGCTGGCTGACCTGCTGCCCGGGATCGGCGACAATGCGGTGATCGAACTGAGTGCCTGCCCCGTGCGCTGATCCGGAGCCCCCATGACTACGCAAGACTACGCCGCCATCGTCGCCGCCCCCGGCTTCGCCCTCGGCATCCGCTGCGCCGGCGCCGACTGGATCGAGGCGATCGAATTCCTGCCGCCGCAGGCGGCGCGGGCGGCGCGTACCCCGCTCGCCGGCGAAGCGGCACGCCAGCTGGCGGCCTGGCTGGACGATCCCGACTTCGCCTTCGGCCTGCCACTGAAGCCGTCCGGCACGGCCTTCCAGCGCCGCGTCTGGGCGCAGATCGCGACCATCCCGTGCGGCGAGACGCGTACCTACGGCGACGTCGCCCGCGCCCTGCACAACGCCCCGCGCGCCGTCGGCCAGGCCTGCGGCGCCAACCCGTTCCCGCTGGTGGTGCCCTGCCACCGCGTCGTCGCCGCCAACGGCGGCCTCGGCGGCTTCGACCGCCACGGCCGCGGCTTCCTGCTCGACATCAAGCGCTGGCTGCTGGCGCACGAACAGCGATGAGCGCGCCGCGCGGCCGCCCGCCGGCAGCGGCCGCCTTGCCGCTACCCCCGCTGGCGGCGGCCGATGCCGCCGAGATCGACGCCTTCTGCGACGCCGTCTGGCTGGAGGACGGTCTCGCCCGGACCTCGCTCGCCAGCTACCGCAGCGACCTCGCCCAGTTCGCCCGCTGGCTGGCAGCGGCCGGCCAACCGGGAGTGGCCGTCGCCGACGAAGCGGCGGTGACGCGCTACATCGCCGAACTGTCGCGCACGCTGCGCACCACCTCGCAGATGCGCCACCTGTCGACACTGCGCCGCTACTACCGCTGGCTGCTCGTCGAACGGCGCGTCGGCGAGGACCCGACGCGGCGCATCGCCAACCCGGCGCGGCCGGCGCGGCTGCCGAAGCCGATCAGCGAGGCGCAGGTCGAGACGCTGCTCGCCGCCCCGCCGGTCGGCACGCCGCTCGGCCAGCGCGACCGGGCGATGCTGGAGACCCTCTACGCCACCGGCCTGCGTGTCTCCGAGCTGGTTGGATTGAAGCTGCACGAGCTGAGCCTCGACATGGGACTCGTCCGCGTCTTCGGCAAGGGCGGCAAGGAGCGGCTGGTGCCGCTCGGCGAGGAGGCGGTGGCCTGGCTGAAGCGCTACCTCGCCGA from Azospira restricta includes these protein-coding regions:
- the leuS gene encoding leucine--tRNA ligase, coding for MQDKYSPAEVERAAQSHWEKTAAAKAVEDLSKPKYYCLSMFPYPSGKLHMGHVRNYTIGDVLSRFHTMQGYNVLQPMGWDAFGMPAENAAMQHNVPPAKWTYANIEYMKTQLKSLGFAIDWERELATCTPQYYRWEQWLFTRLYEKGLIYKKLGTVNWDPVDHTVLANEQVIDGRGWRSGALVEKREIPMYYMKITAYAEELLADLDQLPGWPEQVRLMQKNWIGKSTGVRFAFPVQLSGAAAQTSPPLQGEGPGAGMGDAPLPDKLWVFTTRADTIMGVTFCAVAAEHPLATHAAKNNPELAAFIDECKQGGVAEADLATMEKKGMPTGIFVQHPLTGEKVEVWVGNYVLMGYGEGAVMAVPAHDERDFAFAKKYKLAIKQVIAADGETFSLDGWQEWYGDKTKGKCVNSGKYDGLSYEAAVDAIAADLAAKGLGEKKVQFRLRDWGISRQRYWGCPVPIIHCPSCGDVPVPDDQLPVVLPENVEITGAGSPLARMPEFYECSCPKCGGAAKRETDTMDTFVESSWYFLRYACPDNDQAMVDERLAYWCQGGIDQYIGGIEHAILHLLYSRFWTKLMRDVGLFRFPSGELKLDEPFANLLTQGMVVAPTFYRDAGDGKKRWINPADVDVATDERGRPTGATLKADGQPVIIGGTEKMSKSKNNGVDPQALIDQYGADTARLFIMFASPPDQSLEWSDAGVEGAFRFLKRLWKLTHDHVAQGLVPAFSGGELPAALKDFRRQLHQTIGKVADDYGRRKQFNTAIAAVMELLNAFARLPDDATARAVKQEALEAATLMLFPIVPHLCHTLYTELRPGLDAGTQAFPKADAAALTQDEIELMLQVNGKLRGSLKVAATADKAAIEALALASEAAQKFMEGKPAKKVVVVPGRLVNIVA
- the lptE gene encoding LPS assembly lipoprotein LptE; amino-acid sequence: MRAVLACLTLALSLQLSACGFQLRGAYQLPYESLHIALPDASVIGAGLKRQIRAGGGTRLVDTRDEAQGSFMQTADLRERQILSLNTAGRVREVRLRYRFAYRVVDPKGRELVPTTGIELTRDLTYDDSAVLAKEQEELILWRDMENDLVQQVLRRLAAVKPVVPQEIR
- the holA gene encoding DNA polymerase III subunit delta, with protein sequence MLLKGEQLDAHLAGALKPVYVAWGDEPLLVIEAADAIRAAARRQGFDEREVLTALAGFDWNQLLQSAGNLSLFGGRKLIDLRIPTGKPGRDGSAALQDYCARCGPDTVLLVTLPALDWKEEKAAWLTALGNAGVAVKLVAPTLAELPGWIANRLRRQEQSAEREALAFIAERVEGNLLAAQQEIRKLGLLYPKGQLTLAQVSEAVLNVARFDLDGLREALLAGDVARLARTLDGLKQEGEAPPLVLWAITEEVRALAQIRSGLAEGQPLDGLLRDARVWGLRQGLMKKAVGRTSLEQARDALAQAGRLDRMIKGLAGGDVWNEFLRLGLKLSAPAR
- a CDS encoding glutamate-5-semialdehyde dehydrogenase, producing MDIQQYMQTVGRQARAASRAAARADTNQKNRALVAIAAAIRRDAAALLAANGEDLTAARAAGLEPALLDRLTLTEKGVAAMAEGVEQVAALPDPVGEIADVKFRPSGIQVGKMRVPLGVIGIIYEARPNVTADAAALCLKSGNAAILRGGSEAIRSNRAIAACVREGLAAAGLPDTVVQVIDTTDRAAVGELITMREFVDVIVPRGGKGLISRLLAESRVPMIQHLDGNCHVYLDDAADAAKALKIVENAKTQRYGTCNTAESLLVARSRAAELLPPVAAMLTAKGVEIRGCAETQALVKEAKAATEEDYYTEFLAPIISVKVVGGLDEAIAHINQYSSHHTDAIVSENYTAAMRFLREVDSSSVMINASTRFADGFEYGLGAEIGISTDKIHARGPVGLEGLTSQKWIVLGDGNVRG
- a CDS encoding chalcone isomerase family protein; protein product: MKRTTLAALAAIATLQISTAGAVEIEGFRFDDALRLGNAELVVNGTGVRSKFGKRYAMALYLPAKSADPKAILAAKGPKRIAISLIKDVDGDTFAGAVSKGINNNSSDAEKAVLKERVKQLADTVVALGEIKAGSSIVFDWLPEKGTVLTINGQPRGREIAGEDFYAALLKVWLGDDPVQNDLKQGLLGKAS
- a CDS encoding TAXI family TRAP transporter solute-binding subunit, producing the protein MSRLLRQLLLVVSLAAGATAGHAAEFINVLTGGTSGVYYPLGVALSQIYGKAIPGAKTSVQATKASAENLNLLQAGRGEIAFTLGDSLSDAWKGDAEAGFKAPLNKLRGVAGVYPNYIQIVAAADSGIKSLADLKGKRISVGAPKSGTELNARAVLKAAGLSYKDFAKVEYLPFGESVELMKNRQLDVTLQSAGLGVASLRDLATAVKIVVVPVPADVVAKVGDPAYQPGTIPAKTYEGQNEEVPTVAIQNFLVTHEGVPAETVYAMTRSLFDNLDQMVAAHAAAKAIRKENAAKNMPLPLHPGAEKYYREAGLLR
- a CDS encoding TRAP transporter permease; translated protein: MSHAQPHGAAEEFSEHGLARPLSGFGLKAVVAVALCFSTYQLVVAAFHPLSSLVMRSLHVGFLLLLTFLLYPATKRGARHGGIAWHDWGFAAAAFALACYQWVFEADLIQRAGDPTTTDIAVGCVVVLLLFEAARRILGLALPLVCLAFLAYGLFGQHLPGDLAHRGYAFAQIVDQLAFGTEGIYGIPTLVSATYIFLFILFGAFLEHAGMIHLFNSLALGLVGHTKGGPAKVAVLSSGLMGTISGSGVANVLTTGQFTIPLMKRFGYSGVFAGAVEATASMGGQIMPPVMGAVAFIMAENLNVPYAEIVKAAAIPAILYYVTAFWMTHLEAGRKSLLGLPKEQCPNPWRALKESWYLILPLAALVAMLFSGFTPMFSGMVGLSLTAILILGAAIAARLSSTAFRYVFWLAVGLAAALFTQGGILVIIALIGALAAVCLSVRGGRQTLHTMKQSLVDGAKQALPVGVACAIVGIIIGILTLTGAASSFAGYILQVGENSLFLSLLLTMLVCLILGMGIPTIPNYIITSSIAAPALLKLGVPLIVSHMFVFYFGIMADLTPPVALAAFAASSIAKESAMKIGVKAVQIAIAGFVVPYMAVYDPQLMLQGNVTVLGVAYVVAKALIAIALWGGAAIGYLRTPLNPFERAFAAAAAFMLVAAIPLTDEIGFAMSAAFVGWHLFRSRRA
- a CDS encoding DUF1850 domain-containing protein, whose product is MSGLCLAAAGLVAALPLTGFTLSWTHSIEKTRWEEDWRVAGAALELREARIRGSGAGMEPPAGARHEDGVWRYVPSHPTHARVRLTHSPHAAGYELCADGRCRPLADLLPGIGDNAVIELSACPVR